In Maridesulfovibrio frigidus DSM 17176, a genomic segment contains:
- a CDS encoding cation diffusion facilitator family transporter, protein MSAIGPELSPHQKEKERSVLWAAVLDTILLIFLMSVGLLSGSMTALSEIIRIILLLVIEYVSYIVLRRVHRSRFNEFEFGTGKIERITNLLVAFGLLLSSLYIFTKVIGMDESVPISTTALMLTLIVANFNLMINFYFSMAFIRSNQTESSVIISSQIAARIAKTVASCVVVGILMLALWLPDPRSARIVDLGGSIILVGYMVFIAYGLIKESLPEILDRTISEPDHYQILRILAENFDQYDGFSGYKTRRSGKDLFILLTLSFFATNSLEQIEARLQPIRQSFEAELPGSSLIIVPEVAKGS, encoded by the coding sequence ATGAGTGCTATCGGGCCAGAACTTTCCCCTCACCAGAAAGAGAAGGAACGCTCCGTATTATGGGCGGCTGTTCTTGATACAATTCTCTTAATATTTCTCATGAGTGTAGGGCTTCTATCCGGTTCCATGACGGCGCTATCCGAAATCATTAGAATCATACTTTTGCTAGTGATAGAATATGTCTCGTATATTGTTTTGAGGCGAGTTCACAGAAGTCGATTTAATGAGTTTGAATTTGGAACAGGCAAGATCGAGCGGATTACAAATCTGCTGGTTGCCTTCGGACTTTTGCTGAGTAGTCTTTATATATTTACAAAAGTTATCGGCATGGATGAGAGTGTCCCTATTTCGACCACTGCTCTGATGTTGACGCTGATTGTGGCCAATTTTAACCTGATGATTAATTTTTATTTCTCAATGGCTTTTATCCGTTCCAATCAGACTGAAAGCTCGGTGATTATTTCATCTCAGATCGCCGCTAGAATTGCTAAAACAGTAGCATCGTGCGTGGTTGTTGGTATTCTAATGCTTGCACTATGGTTGCCGGACCCGAGGTCTGCACGCATTGTCGATTTGGGTGGTTCAATAATCCTTGTCGGCTACATGGTTTTCATAGCCTATGGGTTGATCAAGGAAAGTCTGCCGGAAATTCTAGACCGTACCATATCCGAGCCTGATCATTATCAAATACTTAGAATATTAGCGGAAAATTTCGATCAGTACGATGGTTTCAGCGGCTACAAGACGCGTAGGTCCGGTAAAGATTTATTTATCCTTTTGACATTATCCTTTTTTGCCACAAATTCGCTAGAGCAAATCGAAGCGCGTTTGCAGCCCATACGACAATCCTTTGAAGCGGAACTTCCGGGGTCATCGCTGATCATTGTGCCTGAGGTTGCGAAGGGGAGTTAA
- a CDS encoding HlyD family secretion protein, with protein MKIRISSKKATWIVVILIALLPLLSIINYMQRFVVRNGVVTAFRFEVRAPIDGIVDNLSVVPGTVAGGKTALRLGNKRKAGQHETLEQELNSLDESLTQSKKMLAEYIAQISTDLDQSLGILRARLIGEKASQNESFHRRERTIKLVEDLVATREDADRVESEYRKNEAKVKTTKLEIEQLKHRRRMLSQGMFPQDLSDGVIQVQRRINTLKQGILECKRRMSEADTAFIDEAAPLIAGKGNMNNRSARASVVLPDTAVVWEVDVQNGMEVTKGDRLLSYIDRSRLMVEVAVDDATLELIKPGHPARIRLFGKPEFIEGKVTRVMGSGGVWHSNLFAATIKRRSFRDGRVLVQIKDDKLYNEVEMFCGVGRTAYAEFEGIGLVEQYFGTFLR; from the coding sequence ATGAAGATCCGTATAAGCAGTAAAAAGGCAACGTGGATAGTGGTAATTCTTATTGCTCTACTTCCACTTCTTTCCATCATTAATTATATGCAACGCTTTGTTGTCCGCAATGGAGTTGTTACAGCCTTTAGGTTTGAAGTCCGTGCTCCTATTGATGGCATCGTGGATAATCTTTCAGTTGTGCCCGGGACTGTTGCCGGGGGTAAAACCGCTTTGCGCTTGGGTAATAAGCGAAAAGCGGGACAGCATGAAACGCTTGAGCAAGAACTTAATTCTCTTGATGAAAGTCTTACTCAAAGCAAAAAAATGTTAGCAGAATATATTGCTCAAATTTCAACGGACTTGGATCAGAGTCTTGGTATCTTAAGAGCTAGATTGATTGGAGAAAAAGCATCGCAAAATGAATCATTTCATCGCCGTGAGCGGACCATAAAGCTTGTAGAGGATCTAGTAGCAACGCGAGAAGATGCTGATCGAGTTGAATCAGAATATCGTAAAAACGAGGCCAAGGTAAAAACAACCAAGCTGGAGATAGAGCAGCTTAAGCATCGTCGCCGGATGTTGTCACAAGGTATGTTTCCCCAAGATTTATCGGATGGAGTTATTCAGGTTCAACGCCGAATTAACACACTGAAGCAGGGAATTCTTGAGTGCAAAAGGCGTATGAGTGAAGCCGATACAGCTTTTATAGATGAAGCGGCTCCTTTGATCGCTGGCAAAGGGAATATGAATAACAGGTCTGCCAGAGCTTCCGTAGTATTGCCCGACACCGCCGTAGTGTGGGAAGTGGACGTCCAAAACGGCATGGAAGTGACTAAAGGCGATCGTCTTTTATCCTATATCGATCGAAGCCGCCTTATGGTTGAAGTTGCTGTTGATGACGCGACTTTGGAACTGATTAAGCCCGGGCACCCCGCGCGAATACGTTTGTTCGGCAAGCCCGAATTCATCGAAGGAAAAGTCACCCGTGTAATGGGGTCAGGCGGCGTATGGCATTCGAATTTATTCGCGGCGACAATCAAACGCAGATCATTTCGTGATGGGCGCGTTCTAGTTCAAATCAAAGACGACAAGCTTTATAATGAAGTCGAGATGTTTTGCGGAGTAGGGCGGACAGCCTATGCTGAATTTGAAGGAATCGGACTTGTAGAACAGTATTTCGGAACCTTTCTTAGATGA
- a CDS encoding transporter substrate-binding domain-containing diguanylate cyclase, with protein MKVRFIFFVLISFVLLCADFQDSDANQSGLNLNAQEQIFITDHPVIRVANEEDWPPFDYSEFGESKGLSIDYIKLLAEKAGLKIEFVNGYSWAELLALFKEKQIDVIPALYKNSEREAFTLFTTPYYKGELGVFVRDANSNVNNLNDLVGKRVGIQKSHGSASFIYGQIPGIKLIEIDSPIDLVKGLATDKLDAIIGNPLLFYYYAKASQVNNIRLADYVELTKTDQAEISMHVGVRKDWPLLRSILQKALNSVSVKELQTLEDRWDVNPFRLSDAAKISLSKAEESYLAKHPVIRISNEQDYPPYDFAIGKQPQGYSIDLLNMLSKRIGFSIEYVNGYSWEELVGLHQHNKLDLLHTISKTPKRIETGLFSNPFRFYKSHYVVRKDSSEMADIADFKGKVAAVGKGWSQEEFFKTHHPEVELLSLNSAEEMVEAVSNGNADFMVSDIPVMSYLFAKRNIKDLKISGWAKTFDRGQRRTLHFMAHKNEKELISMLNKALASLTPQEIEILERKWFGVLGGEQRQVALSLEEQTFIDENPEIVLGGGISFDPFLIQNDDGSISGYDSDIAKLISKRTGLGIRFELGKWVDVQDKAKRGEVDGISTASAHESRDKYLIKTSPYLTMTSLVIVRNGNPNRIYSVNDLAYKRVALQRGNLGFKKLLDPYLDEVEIVYYDTMHELIRAVVAGDADFTILDETAYYVADQQGLGGFIETTFPIGEPMEIRFYLRNDKPELASIFNKGLRTISEQEKNSIRKRWFGKNKKNFSDSEGIADFTNEEKEYLAKKGGISISVYPDQMPYMHVDGSGQLDGMAADYFSLFEERVGEPFRFLPTRTFEETVLSIQLHKTDVLLMTNESPELRKYVDVTTPYLSFPYVIATTSDKLFIEDIAIVISNNFAVIKDSPIIPELRNMHPFIKIVEVESLLDGLGMVREGKVFGYIDTSAAIGYAIQKELMLDIKIAGKIARDHDFRVATRIDEPLLNSIFQKVVGSLTREDKQRIYNRWVAIKYERGVDYSVAWKVIIVAAILLFASMYWNRKLALARRQIQVTLEDLSAAQSLLQDKNDELEKLAVTDRLTGLGNRMKLDSTLQIEIARNIRYQHSLSVIIMDLDFFKRINDNLGHQAGDKVLQGVAEILRSSIRATDVVGRWGGEEFLIICPDTTLEGANTLAEKIRVIMESTELEEGVTVTGSFGVAEMESGEKDASLIRRADDGLYEAKANGRNRVEVVCRKTDE; from the coding sequence ATGAAGGTAAGATTTATTTTTTTTGTATTAATATCTTTTGTGCTGCTCTGCGCTGATTTTCAAGATTCAGATGCCAATCAAAGCGGTTTAAATCTCAATGCTCAAGAGCAAATATTTATTACAGACCATCCTGTAATACGTGTTGCAAACGAAGAGGATTGGCCGCCGTTTGACTATTCTGAGTTTGGCGAATCTAAAGGGCTTAGCATTGATTATATCAAACTGCTTGCTGAGAAGGCCGGTCTTAAAATAGAATTTGTTAACGGCTACTCTTGGGCTGAGTTGCTGGCTTTATTTAAAGAGAAACAAATAGATGTTATACCTGCGTTGTATAAAAATAGTGAACGTGAAGCCTTTACTCTTTTTACTACACCTTATTATAAGGGCGAACTTGGTGTTTTTGTTCGTGATGCTAATAGTAATGTTAATAACTTGAATGATCTTGTGGGCAAAAGAGTAGGTATTCAAAAATCTCACGGAAGCGCTTCTTTTATTTATGGGCAGATTCCGGGGATTAAGCTGATAGAAATCGATAGCCCTATTGATTTGGTAAAAGGTCTCGCAACAGATAAATTAGATGCAATCATCGGCAATCCTTTGCTGTTTTACTATTACGCAAAGGCTAGTCAGGTAAATAATATTCGTCTTGCTGATTACGTTGAACTGACAAAGACAGATCAGGCTGAAATTTCTATGCATGTTGGGGTGCGAAAAGACTGGCCTTTGTTACGTAGTATACTTCAAAAAGCGCTAAATTCAGTGTCTGTCAAAGAATTACAGACCCTTGAAGATAGGTGGGATGTTAATCCTTTTAGACTCAGCGATGCTGCAAAAATATCTCTTTCTAAGGCTGAAGAATCCTACCTTGCTAAGCATCCAGTAATTCGTATTAGTAATGAACAGGATTATCCGCCGTATGACTTCGCCATAGGCAAACAGCCGCAGGGATATTCTATAGACCTGCTTAATATGCTTTCTAAGCGTATTGGATTCTCCATTGAGTATGTGAACGGCTACTCATGGGAGGAGCTTGTAGGTCTTCATCAGCATAACAAACTAGATTTGCTTCATACAATTAGCAAAACTCCTAAGCGAATTGAAACAGGACTGTTTTCGAATCCTTTCAGGTTTTATAAAAGCCATTATGTTGTGCGCAAAGACTCATCTGAAATGGCCGATATAGCTGACTTTAAAGGTAAAGTTGCTGCTGTTGGTAAGGGGTGGAGTCAGGAAGAATTTTTCAAAACACATCATCCTGAGGTCGAGCTTCTGTCGCTAAATAGTGCTGAAGAGATGGTTGAGGCCGTGTCAAATGGTAATGCCGATTTTATGGTTTCCGACATACCTGTCATGAGCTACCTATTTGCTAAACGTAATATAAAAGATCTTAAAATATCAGGCTGGGCGAAGACATTCGATCGGGGTCAAAGAAGAACTCTGCATTTCATGGCCCACAAAAATGAAAAAGAACTGATTTCTATGCTGAACAAAGCTCTGGCTTCCTTGACTCCTCAGGAGATTGAAATTCTTGAGCGCAAGTGGTTTGGAGTATTAGGTGGGGAACAACGACAGGTTGCTTTGAGCCTCGAAGAACAAACTTTCATTGATGAGAACCCTGAAATAGTACTCGGGGGCGGTATTTCTTTTGATCCTTTTTTGATTCAAAATGACGATGGGTCTATCAGTGGTTATGATTCCGATATAGCGAAGTTAATCAGCAAAAGGACCGGGCTGGGTATTAGGTTCGAACTTGGCAAATGGGTCGATGTTCAAGATAAGGCTAAAAGGGGAGAGGTTGATGGTATAAGCACTGCTTCAGCTCATGAAAGTCGTGATAAATATTTAATTAAGACTTCTCCCTATCTCACGATGACCAGTCTAGTGATTGTTCGGAATGGTAACCCAAATCGGATATATAGTGTTAATGACCTTGCTTATAAGCGAGTAGCTCTTCAGCGGGGGAACTTGGGTTTTAAAAAGCTTCTTGATCCTTATTTGGATGAAGTAGAGATCGTTTATTATGACACTATGCATGAATTGATCAGGGCTGTGGTTGCTGGTGATGCAGACTTTACGATTTTAGATGAGACAGCATATTACGTAGCCGATCAGCAAGGGCTAGGCGGATTCATCGAGACGACTTTCCCAATTGGTGAGCCTATGGAAATCAGGTTTTATTTAAGGAATGATAAACCTGAGCTGGCATCAATTTTCAATAAAGGACTGAGAACGATATCAGAGCAGGAAAAGAACAGCATTAGAAAAAGATGGTTTGGCAAAAATAAAAAGAACTTCAGCGATAGTGAAGGTATTGCAGATTTTACCAATGAAGAGAAAGAGTACCTTGCCAAAAAGGGTGGGATCTCTATTAGCGTATATCCGGATCAAATGCCCTATATGCATGTTGACGGAAGTGGACAGCTTGATGGAATGGCTGCTGACTACTTTTCTCTATTTGAAGAGCGGGTTGGGGAACCATTCAGGTTTTTGCCCACCAGAACATTCGAAGAAACAGTTCTGTCTATCCAGTTACACAAAACCGATGTCCTTCTTATGACTAATGAGTCTCCTGAACTTCGAAAATATGTAGATGTTACGACTCCATATCTTTCCTTTCCGTACGTAATTGCGACGACAAGCGACAAACTATTTATCGAAGATATCGCAATTGTGATTAGTAATAATTTCGCTGTAATAAAAGATTCTCCCATTATACCAGAACTTAGGAATATGCATCCGTTCATAAAGATTGTGGAAGTTGAATCCTTATTGGATGGCCTTGGGATGGTTCGTGAAGGCAAGGTTTTCGGGTACATAGATACCTCCGCTGCGATTGGATATGCCATACAAAAAGAGCTGATGCTGGACATTAAGATAGCCGGGAAGATTGCGCGTGATCATGATTTCAGGGTAGCAACACGTATTGATGAACCGCTCCTGAACAGTATTTTTCAGAAGGTCGTGGGTAGTCTTACTAGAGAAGATAAGCAGCGCATTTATAATCGATGGGTTGCTATTAAGTATGAGCGTGGAGTTGACTATTCCGTTGCGTGGAAAGTCATAATTGTTGCCGCTATCTTACTTTTTGCAAGTATGTATTGGAATCGCAAATTGGCGCTGGCAAGGCGTCAGATTCAGGTAACTCTGGAAGATCTGAGCGCGGCTCAAAGTCTATTGCAGGATAAAAACGATGAGCTTGAAAAGCTTGCCGTCACGGATAGGCTGACTGGACTCGGGAATCGTATGAAGTTGGACAGTACGCTTCAAATAGAAATTGCTCGAAACATCCGTTACCAGCATTCTCTTTCAGTCATTATTATGGATCTTGATTTTTTCAAGCGGATTAATGACAATTTGGGCCATCAGGCTGGAGATAAGGTTCTTCAAGGCGTAGCAGAAATTTTGCGAAGTAGCATTCGTGCTACTGACGTTGTCGGGCGTTGGGGCGGCGAAGAATTCCTAATAATATGTCCTGATACTACTCTTGAAGGTGCAAACACTCTTGCTGAAAAAATCCGTGTAATAATGGAAAGTACTGAACTTGAAGAAGGCGTAACAGTTACTGGAAGTTTCGGCGTGGCTGAGATGGAAAGTGGAGAAAAGGATGCTAGCTTAATCCGCAGGGCCGATGACGGACTATATGAGGCGAAAGCTAACGGGCGAAACAGGGTCGAGGTTGTGTGTCGGAAGACAGACGAATGA